Proteins from a genomic interval of Ramlibacter algicola:
- a CDS encoding cytochrome c oxidase subunit 3, translated as MTIGLVFLTLLMAAIVGWLFRQTLHVQPWRAEAAGAGRPPGTPTTPPAKTALCVFLAVASSLFVLFISAYAMRLGVADWNPMPRPRLLLLNTALLAFASLAMEWSVRAARRDDVPALRHGLLAGGALTVGFIAGQLAVWRQLDAASFVVSSSAAAAFFYLLTAAHGLHVLGGLVAWARAVRRVWRGGTDPAAVRLGVELCATYWHYLLAVWIALYALLVSEGLGLAICTSAPL; from the coding sequence GTGACCATCGGCCTGGTGTTCCTCACGCTGCTGATGGCCGCCATCGTCGGCTGGCTGTTCCGGCAGACCCTCCATGTGCAGCCTTGGCGGGCGGAGGCCGCCGGTGCGGGCCGACCGCCGGGCACCCCAACCACGCCGCCCGCCAAGACGGCACTGTGCGTGTTCCTCGCCGTGGCCAGTTCGCTGTTCGTGCTGTTCATCAGCGCCTACGCGATGCGGCTGGGCGTCGCCGACTGGAACCCGATGCCGCGGCCGCGGCTGCTGCTGCTGAACACCGCGCTGCTGGCCTTCGCCAGCCTGGCGATGGAGTGGTCGGTGCGCGCGGCACGTCGCGACGATGTCCCGGCGCTGCGCCATGGCCTGCTCGCCGGTGGAGCGCTGACGGTCGGATTCATCGCCGGCCAGCTGGCCGTGTGGCGGCAGCTCGATGCCGCGTCCTTCGTGGTGTCCAGCAGCGCCGCTGCCGCGTTCTTCTACCTGCTGACTGCGGCGCACGGCCTGCACGTGCTGGGCGGCCTGGTGGCGTGGGCGCGCGCGGTGCGGCGTGTGTGGCGCGGCGGCACGGACCCGGCCGCCGTGCGGCTGGGCGTCGAACTGTGCGCGACCTACTGGCATTACCTGCTCGCCGTCTGGATCGCGCTCTATGCGCTGCTCGTGTCCGAGGGACTCGGGCTGGCGATCTGCACGTCGGCGCCCTTGTGA
- a CDS encoding serine hydrolase domain-containing protein produces the protein MKSKSIALGALAALVVAGTAGWFSLDKETRGLLATVPTNRDLLFWNQDQRDAAFRALDRLPLLAKHRVIEAGPTASPLPAGAPLALPVDVDAYMQGQRSAALLIVHGGKLRLERYGLGFDANGRWTSFSVAKSLTSTLVGAAIRDGFIKSLDDKVSTYIPQMKGSAYDDVNIRQLLSMTSGVQWNENYSDPDSDVARFNNHKPEEGVDQLVSYLRKLPRAAPAGTRWNYSTGETNLVGVLLSEATRKPLAQYLSEKVWKPAGMQQDATWILSRTGREISGCCIQAATRDYARVGLFVLGGAKVNGQSIVPDRWLEQATTRQADIGKPGDGYGFQWWTHDDGSFEAKGIFGQGIFIDPKRQLVVASNANWAGGASDRTAGAARTAFYRAVQKAVDDEAAASPK, from the coding sequence ATGAAATCCAAGAGCATCGCGCTGGGTGCGCTGGCCGCGCTCGTCGTCGCCGGCACCGCAGGCTGGTTCAGCCTCGACAAGGAAACGCGCGGCCTGCTCGCCACGGTGCCGACCAATCGCGACCTGCTGTTCTGGAACCAGGACCAGCGCGACGCCGCGTTCCGCGCGCTGGACCGGCTGCCCCTCCTCGCCAAGCACCGCGTGATCGAAGCGGGGCCCACGGCATCGCCACTGCCGGCCGGCGCGCCGCTGGCGCTGCCGGTCGATGTCGACGCCTACATGCAGGGCCAGCGCAGCGCGGCGCTGCTGATCGTGCACGGCGGCAAGCTGCGCCTCGAACGTTACGGCCTGGGTTTTGATGCGAACGGCCGCTGGACGAGCTTCTCGGTGGCCAAATCGCTGACGTCGACGCTGGTGGGCGCCGCCATTCGCGACGGATTCATCAAGAGCCTGGACGACAAGGTCAGCACCTACATCCCGCAGATGAAAGGCTCGGCGTACGACGACGTGAACATCCGCCAGCTGCTGTCGATGACGTCGGGCGTGCAGTGGAACGAGAACTACTCGGACCCGGATTCCGACGTCGCGCGCTTCAACAACCACAAGCCCGAGGAAGGCGTCGACCAGCTCGTGAGCTACCTGCGCAAGCTGCCGCGCGCGGCGCCCGCGGGCACGCGCTGGAACTACAGCACGGGTGAAACGAACCTGGTGGGCGTGCTGCTGTCGGAGGCGACCAGGAAGCCGCTGGCGCAGTACCTGTCGGAGAAGGTGTGGAAACCTGCCGGCATGCAGCAGGACGCGACCTGGATCCTCAGCCGCACCGGCCGCGAGATCAGCGGCTGCTGCATCCAGGCCGCGACCCGCGACTACGCGCGCGTGGGCCTGTTCGTCCTCGGCGGCGCGAAAGTGAACGGGCAATCGATCGTGCCGGACCGCTGGCTCGAGCAGGCGACCACCAGGCAGGCCGACATCGGCAAGCCCGGCGACGGCTACGGCTTCCAGTGGTGGACGCACGACGACGGCAGCTTCGAGGCCAAGGGGATCTTCGGCCAGGGCATCTTCATCGACCCGAAGCGCCAGCTCGTGGTCGCGTCGAACGCGAACTGGGCCGGTGGCGCGTCCGACCGCACGGCGGGCGCCGCCCGCACGGCGTTCTACCGGGCGGTGCAGAAGGCCGTCGACGACGAGGCGGCGGCGAGCCCGAAGTAG
- a CDS encoding heme-copper oxidase subunit III family protein: protein MAISIDAGPVVAKPAEGWQSVVADVSSDQRAFKGVPWGKPMMWIFLVSDTFIFGSFLISYMTVRASTTVPWPSPSEVFGLELFGRNVPLLLIAIMTFVLISSSGTMALAVNYGYRRDRKTTFALLLATAALGATFVGMQAFEWTKLILEGVRPWGNPWGAPQFGSTFFMITGFHGTHVTIGVIFLLIVATKVRRGDLDAQRPGFLTGRRGNYEIVETMGLYWHFVDLVWVFIFAFFYLW, encoded by the coding sequence ATGGCCATCAGCATCGATGCAGGACCGGTGGTCGCCAAGCCCGCCGAAGGCTGGCAGAGCGTCGTCGCCGACGTGTCCTCGGACCAGCGAGCCTTCAAGGGCGTGCCCTGGGGCAAGCCGATGATGTGGATCTTCCTGGTCAGCGACACCTTCATCTTCGGCAGCTTCCTGATCTCGTACATGACGGTGCGCGCGTCGACCACCGTGCCCTGGCCGTCCCCCAGCGAGGTCTTCGGGCTCGAGCTGTTCGGCCGGAACGTGCCCCTGCTGCTGATCGCGATCATGACGTTCGTCCTGATCAGCAGCAGCGGCACGATGGCGCTGGCGGTCAACTATGGCTACCGGCGCGACCGCAAGACGACGTTCGCGCTGTTGCTGGCCACTGCGGCGCTGGGTGCGACCTTCGTCGGCATGCAGGCGTTCGAATGGACCAAGCTGATCCTCGAAGGCGTGCGCCCCTGGGGCAACCCGTGGGGCGCGCCGCAGTTCGGGTCGACGTTCTTCATGATCACCGGCTTCCACGGCACGCACGTGACCATCGGCGTGATCTTCCTGCTGATCGTCGCGACGAAGGTCCGGCGCGGCGACCTCGATGCGCAGCGGCCGGGCTTCCTCACCGGCCGCCGCGGGAACTACGAAATCGTCGAGACCATGGGCCTGTACTGGCACTTCGTCGACCTGGTGTGGGTCTTCATCTTCGCGTTCTTCTACCTCTGGTAG
- a CDS encoding cytochrome C oxidase subunit IV family protein yields MDHAEHPHDVHGGSHPVGQQHPLGIYFKIWGLLFVLSAASYLVDYFDVQGVLRWFLIVVFMLLKAGLIVSVFMHMVWERLALVYAILVPPLLLVTLLGIGALEAGYTHLARGTFFAPAAEPAVAAPAHAK; encoded by the coding sequence ATGGACCATGCAGAGCATCCCCATGACGTGCACGGCGGCAGCCACCCGGTCGGGCAGCAGCATCCGCTGGGCATCTACTTCAAGATCTGGGGCCTGCTGTTCGTGCTCAGCGCGGCGTCCTACCTGGTGGACTACTTCGACGTGCAGGGGGTGCTGCGCTGGTTCCTGATCGTCGTGTTCATGCTGCTGAAGGCCGGGCTGATCGTGTCGGTCTTCATGCACATGGTCTGGGAGCGCTTGGCGCTGGTCTACGCCATCCTCGTGCCACCGCTGCTGCTGGTCACGCTGCTGGGCATCGGCGCGCTGGAGGCCGGCTACACGCACCTCGCGCGCGGCACCTTCTTCGCGCCGGCCGCGGAACCCGCGGTGGCGGCGCCGGCCCACGCCAAGTAG